The Rhodohalobacter sp. SW132 genomic sequence TTCATTTGAGCTGCCGGATTGGTTACGTGGTATAACACCGGCTATTGTCCGTGACGGAAGTATATATGTAATGAGTATACCGGTTGGGTTGATAGCATACCCATTTACATTTCTCGCCACCGATTTGATTTCCGAACTTTATGGAAGAAAAAAAGCACAAAGTGTGGTCTGGGCCGGATTTTTTCTGAACCTGTATATGCTTTTGCTGATGACTGCCGCACAATGGTTGCCAAATACATATGGAGTAAGCGGAGGCCTGGAGTTGTTTGACGGGGTTTATGAATTCTTAGTAGCCAATACAATATCGAGTATGATTGCCTACCTGATCGCACAGTCTGTAGATGTGAGACTATTTCATTTTTGGAAACGAGTCACAAAAGGAAAATATCTGTGGGTTCGAAACAACGGATCCACAATGGTGAGTCAGCTCGTGGACAGCACCGCAATACTCTCAATTTTATACCTAACCGGAAATCTTGGGGAGAATATTACAACTGTCGGCGCGCTGGGGATACTCATTTTGAACTCATATCTCTTCAAATTTTTCTTTGCTCTGTTTGATACTCCACTTATATACGCCGGGGTTTGGCTGTTTAAGGAGTATGATGAAGACCCGGAAGGGTATAAATTATATGA encodes the following:
- a CDS encoding queuosine precursor transporter — encoded protein: MILKSLRKPTPHKRDLLFLSLAGVFITSLVLGNVIGTTKFITLFSFELPDWLRGITPAIVRDGSIYVMSIPVGLIAYPFTFLATDLISELYGRKKAQSVVWAGFFLNLYMLLLMTAAQWLPNTYGVSGGLELFDGVYEFLVANTISSMIAYLIAQSVDVRLFHFWKRVTKGKYLWVRNNGSTMVSQLVDSTAILSILYLTGNLGENITTVGALGILILNSYLFKFFFALFDTPLIYAGVWLFKEYDEDPEGYKLYDE